The Capsicum annuum cultivar UCD-10X-F1 chromosome 3, UCD10Xv1.1, whole genome shotgun sequence genomic sequence TTTAGGATACCATGTTAGGGATTCTACGTCTTTTCATGGATAATTTATAGCCAGATATGGTGTTTGGTATATTTACTTGTTCTCAGGACAAAGTTGAGTTTGTTTGTATTCAACAGGGCTTCTTATTAATTTCAAAGTCTGAGCTAGGATTTCTCAAGTTGGATAGGCACAATTCTATATTATATCCTATGGAGGAAGAGAGAGTGTGTGGGCTTATAAGGGGACTATTATTACCACACTATTTGGCATTGATGCATTTGACATAAGTTTAATTTACTTTCCTTCAGGTCTTGATCATGTAAGGTATACTTAAAGAGCATGTCATGAGACATATAAAGGTGGCAGTAAGAGGACTTGTTAGTAGTTTAGTGTTAATGGTATTTCATTTGAAGGTAAGGGCCCTTCTAGTAAAGGTCAGCATTATTTGTAGCCCATCAGGTCGATTCAAGTAGCACCTCATATTCTAGGTGACTTTTAGAAAGGTTATGGTATTTATAGTGAATGAATTTCTAGTCAGGTATTAAATGGTTCTTAGTCTAGGTCTTTAGATCATGTTGGCCATTCTAGGAAATCAAGTACCTTTCATTAGAAAGTTTGAGgacatattataaatatatagatTTGGTCACTGGTATAGGGATTGCCCCAGGCATGAGTTCGCTATCCAATCAAGTTTAGCTTATGTTTCTCACTAGATTAGGGCTTCAAGGAGTTTGTTACAATTGTAGGAAGACTGGTCATTATTTCAGAATGTGTCCTCAACATGGGATTGTTGAGTAGTTATTATAGCCAGATCAGTCTCTAAGAGATGTGGCCCCTTAGGTCAAAGGTGATTCCATTGGTATTTAGTTGGTCATTCAGATACTTAGCTTTAGGTTAGATACATTCAAATTTGTACATATTAAGGTAGACCCTACCATACCTTTAGATTCCATCATTATAGGTGCAACTTTAATTTGCtatcttttagtttttctttgagttgAGTTAGGGTTTTCATACCTGTTGGTGTTCACATGCCTTGATGTTACTCTATTGACTGTTATATGCCTTTGTGTAGACTCATGCATTTATGActacctcatagatattttttattgatagTGGATTGAGTGGATTGGTGCGGTAGTTTTCCTTGGAGTATAGCACTTACGTAAATCCCATTTTCCTTAGCGTCTTGACCTTGTTGTGATCTTAGAGTAgtacttattatttttcattttgtgcCACCTACACTTTACATTGATGTTATTTTTGTTACTCTTATTACTttgattgttttttattattacttGACAAGAAGCTAGACTAACGTTGGTTATGATTCTAGACCTTTTGTGTCAAAATCTTAGTTGGTTAGTTTTCCCTTTTATTAGTAAAGTAAGTTCAGTCGCTAAGTGGATTATAAGAGTAAAGGTCTATATATCCTCCTATGGTTCTATTGTGATTCTAGAGTTGTCAATCTATTTCTATAGGATATTCCTAAGGTTGGTAATTGAGGGTTGTCATTTTAGATTGGGTTGTTCATCATGTGGTAGTAGTATTGATCGTGGTGTTGATGTTGAGGTTGGTGCTTCTACCTTTCTACGATTGATTCATGATCTAGTAAGGTTAGATTAAATGGGTAAATTTGGTAGTTCTCATTTTTGGGAACTTTTGGCCTAGTGTGACTTTATGGAATGCTTCTGCTTGGTGATATGTTCTTGTGTATTATTTGTTGGTAACCAAAGTGGGTGTCTTTTGGGAGAAATTGTTTGACAACATGTATTGATTTTTGGTTTGACTagattttagttatgattttatTTCTAGGTTGCTTGATATTTGGCTATCATTAGTACTCTTTGTAACCCTGGCGAGTTCTTGGTTATGCCTTGATATGTTATATCCCTCAGTAGATATGGATTTGATCCCTCATATCTTTAGCTTGTGCTTTTTCCTCCGTTGCAATTATGTTCTTTGGCAATAATTTAGTTTTCGCCTTTGCAAGAATGATACGACCTGAGATTACCCTCTAGTCGTAACAAGGTTCTTaaagtcacaagtgaccctagccctaagctaacccatggcctggcaTGACACTAAGAattctaaaaataattgaaaactcACTGATGctaaaatcataaatctaaataATAGGTTAGGAAAATAAGCCCTAAATTACAATATCTAaacaacttttaaaatttgaaatcataataTATCTAACTTTCCAAAGAACATAATTTGAAATCATAATATATCTAACTAGTATCTATATTTATTCTCGAATAATGAAGACTCACCAATCGTACTGATGCTGATATGGTAGGAGATCTTACTAAGTGTGATTCGGATgttgagcatcagaacctatattataagacaatatagtgcaAGAAAATGTATGTGATCAGTATTttaaatgtatcaaatatgcGATATAGGAAATAACAGATAATAACATAAAGCATGTAACATGGTAAATTGATGTAAGACAAAGTAATGGACATGTATTGTAtgataaattgaataactgaacaCAAGGTCATGCAAGAATCTAATCTAAATTATGTGTTGTGGACTGTGGAAGCTACTAATAACCGATATATCTCTATATGAGCTAATTgaggtctaatctgtaaccccaactTGAAGTGTTTTTAGTACCTTACCAAGGGTAGGAATAATGActgatgtggatccactaaatggATGCCTAAAAAGACTAAGATATTAGGCATGGTATGACAGGTGACACTTTTGAACCTATGATGGTGTTGTAGTTCTGGACTTAGGggcttctactaaaggtctcagcctAAACTGACTGGTAAGCCTTTATCCTTACATCTACTCGGTGCCAAGTACTACCTCCAACTCAATGACACTGACAACTGAAATAATCaatgatataataaattaaagattgaaaaataaatgcACTATCTGAAAGTATGCTAAAACATATAAGCTAGGGATTTAACACTTATATGCATGAATTCTAGgtcatcgagtgttcataacccatagtatctgaagaatgcaactattatgCCAGTTACATAATTTGAgtgaaattaaagaatttaatgaCTCAAGTTCAAAATAATGGATTTCAGAATATAATTAGGATTTATGATCATAGACAGGTAATGACACTAAAATTCATTGTAAAATATgggtcacaactcaataataccAAGGGACTGAGATATCAAGAAATTTGACAATATCCATGACCCCTAAATTgtgaaaaaggaattgaattgAATAGTTGGGTTAACCTTGGTACTCAATGGGTCAAAGAAaattcattgatgaaatcccacatatcTGGAGATAAAAATCCTGAAGatgtctttaaaataaaaagcCTGAAGAAGATGAACCCTAGTTCTACCTTGGGGAAAAAAATCACTAAGTGTCGAATGTTTTTTCGAGTAATGAAGGCTTTGGGTAATATGAACCTTAATAATCAgactttaaataatttaaatgaagtagttttgatggtaaaagaatgggaaaagatTGATGTGCCCCTTTTAAATTCGTAACTAAAAGTTGCTGGAAGGGACGTTCGCGACCTTTCCACAATCGTGGGACCAACTTATAAATCTCAGATTACATCCTTGAATAGATGTAGTGGACAATTTCAATATATTCTACCAAACAAAGAGTCTAGATTGAATCCTTACagaacaatatgagtggtgattGAGTAATATCGATATAAAAGTAACTTTCTAATTTCAAACCTACGATACAAGTATTATGGGGGTTTGTTTGAACGTCTTGAAAAAACTTCACAATTTCGTTGTTGTGAGAGTAAAATTTCCAAGATATAAATACATAGAAGTTAGTCATGTGTTGATGGACCTTGGGGTTATGCCTTACTAGGTGTTGGTATATGTATGAGTATTTgattatttatccaaatttagctagaagtcatgggtaggctataTCTAGAAATTTTGGTGTTAATTtatcaataaaacaccaaatataACAAATATGTTCTATCGAACACCTCATAAGTGTACTAGTTTCACCAATCTTTGACATCAATTAaaatccttatgtctaagagatttTATTAAATGAACTAATTCAAGTTATTATTTACATCCATTCCTCACCCATCTCACCtctatcaaggatgatatgggttatAAAGTGATTGGGATTTTACAACCCCTAATTCTTAGTTAAAACATTGTATGAATAAAACcccatataaaatatataattaggaAGACAAATAAACAAAACCCATGCACTAATCATAacctattcaaacataatccaAGATgaagaactagctactcataGAGAGAGATAGTAAAGATATAcccaaattttcatcaaattaatccatagaaaataaagagaatgctAAATACAAGATTTAGTTTTAATAAATCATATATGAAAACCACCAATTCTTCGCTTGAGAGTGACTCTAATCTCTTCTTAACTCAAAAGTAGTACAATAATATTCAATGATTCTGGAAATGAGCTGAAAATCCCCTTTTGACCCCAATTAACTTTTTCCACATATCACAAAAATTCCACCATACTCTTCTCTTCTTAAGAATGTCCATAGAAGATTCATAGTAGATTTGGCATAGATGTAGTGCACCCTGGGTGCAGATGGgcctatttttgtattttagctATCTGCTTATGCGGTTGGCCTCCCAGCATGTCCATATGATCTTTAGAgatctttttctttcataaatgACCTTCCATTGACTTGAATGACTTTCTCATCTTCATTTTCAACCTTTATGTAATAACTTgacttttggtgatttttgtgaaatatttatttctatgtgatttgaccattttacccctccccatggttgcattgtggtatttctggggtgtgacGATGATTTCCATGGTTCTTAATGCTTTTTGGTGTCGTTTATGCAAGATTATGGTTTTTGATCGTCTTAAAGTCTTACTACCTAACTTTGGTTGGCATCTTTTGATTTGTGCATCGAATAGAAAAACGGACTATGCTAGTAAATTAAGAAcgtcgattttaggttggtaacatggttgatatggatttatggattttatatcttattttgaccctccatttggaaaattatgaaattgggtttcgacgatcaattttttgaaaatgacattttaaaaaaaatctaatatcaTTATTGAGTCTGAAGCATTGAATTTAGTAGGATAGCATAGTTCGTTTGAATACTTAGGATATTGGATGAATCCCACCACTCAGCTGATGCACTTGTGTAAGTGATGCTTTGGTCACTTAAGCAACTTGGACTGCCAGTCTATGTCGCCTAAGCGACACCAGGATTGCTTAAGCGACAACTGGTTAAGTGATGGCCTGGTCTCTTAAGCGACACTGGTATGCAGACGTTTTTTGCTTAAGCAATAGCCATGCCTCATATGCgataaggcatgtttctcttaAGCGATGCCTGGTCACTTAGGATAGCTGCCTAAGTGACCTGGTAGTTGCTTAGTCGATGCCTAGGTAGTTTACTTtccctttttcaaaatttttacaccatttttgagacttaaaACTTGGGGTttgatttttttagtattttcttccatttttaagcttAGGTAAGATCCAAATCTCTATTACAATTACTTTTCTTCAactttatcatttaaatcttgtttaaactcataTTTAAAGGTGAAATTTGAGGATTTTGGCCTGGGAGgcccaaattatgatttctttGATTCAAAGCTGAATTTCACTTAGGCTTTCTCCTACGATTTCCTTTAATCTTAGGAAGAATGTTTTTGGACAAAATTCCAGTTTTGCACTTCTTTTTTTAGGAGAACGGACCTTACTCGGGGCTTTTACCTCCGGTAGCGATCATTGGTTGAGCCACACACCCCGAGccttatcataaataaaataaacaaaagtacAAGGAGGGGTACATAGACCTTACCTCCGATCCTATGATGGTTCAAAGTCAACTAGCCTACTAAGGCTGATCGATTTATCCCCGATACAAAAAATGAAACCTAGATCTAATCACCTAAAAGAGAGGACTCTTCTCAGTATAATAAAATCTAGGAAATTGTAAATAAGGGAGACTCTCCCCTTACAAAGtacgaagaaaataaaaataaacactaAAATACTTCATAAAAGCTATATCTAACACGAATAGCATAGATGAAGAAGCTGAGATGACATTAACGAAGCAAACATGTACCAGAAGATTCAACTCCATCTAGGGTGGTTTCTTAATTTGCTTCAACTTTCTTCTTCTGAACTGTGGCATTCCAAGCTTATCCATCTTGAATATCCTCTTACTTCTTCCGGTAAgtgataatgataaaaaaaactaataaatattatCAAGATTGTGACTATGCTTAGATAATACATCTGCAACATAATTAGCTTCCCTGTAGACATCTCTACAAGAAAACTCTCTAAAATATTGCATATGTTCTGAAGAAGAGAAATGTCTTCTTGGACATTACACGGAGGTTTGGTGTTATGCACTAGCCATTTGGTAAGAAGTTCAGAATCTACTTTAAGAATAACCCTAATGTACCTATTATGAATGCACCAAGTAAGTCTACAAATTGCTGCTTGAACTTCTGCTTGATTATTTGTTCCAATCCCCAAAGGACTGGCAAGGGCATAGATGAAATTGCCTCTATAATCTCTAAGAACCCCACCTACACCTACGTTACTTGGATTCTCTAGAGCGTTTCCATATGTATTAAGATTAACCCAAGTTGTTGGGGATTTATTCCAACAAACTTTAGTTAACTTTATCTCATGCTTGCAATTTTCAACCATGGAAATCAAATCTGTTCATCTAACCGGCCATttgatttaaggaaaaatagtaataagaagatgaGTTATATCCTTGGAGATGGAAAACATAGCTCTCAAAGTGTTGAACTACTTGTTACCATACTTCTTAGCACATCTATTCTTCCATAGATTCCAAAAATAAATATGGGTTTAGCCTACATAATAAGCTTGTGGACCTCATTCTTATACTAAAAAAATCACCTCTCATCAGAAAGTTTTTCAAAGAGATAGAGCTATGCTGAATGCTCACAGAATTGAAAAATCTCTTCCAGATATGTTTAGCAAAATTCCCGAACATAAAAATATGATCGATCGTATCAAGTCCTAGTATTTAACAAGAAGAATAGTTTGCAGGTTCCGAACCAAAAGAAGTAATCTTTTCATTAGTAGGAAGCTTATCTCTAAGAGCtctccaaagaagaaaagaaattttgAAAGGGATATGTTTATGCCAAGTAAAAGAATCAGACATAGCTTTGTTCTTTTTTTGCCTTACCAGATCCCAAGCAGAAGAACAAGTAAAGTCTCCACTAGCATTTGGTTTCTATATAGGTTGATCCAAAATCCCTTCTTGAAACTGAAAATGAGTGTTAAGAATCCTGGGAACCAGGAAAGGAAGAGCAATCTGTCCCACCATGTCTTCATTCCAGTTTCCatcaattaaaaattcaaaaattttaatattgtTAGGTCTTGTATCAGTGATTCTGTGATCAGCTAGTAGACCAACTCCTAACCAATCATCCTACCAAAAACAACATGTTCCCGAGAGAATAATTCATTTGATATGAGTCTCAACATCAATCTTGTTTCTTATAATGTGTTTCCAAACCAAATACTGACCTGTATCCCATATTTTGATAACTGGGTTAGCTCTTTGACAATATTTTACCCTTAAAAAGTGACCCCAAAGAGTGTTCCTAGTTCTAAAAATCCACCACTATTTATATTGCAATAAGAGGCACACATCGGATAATAATCTCACACCAATACCTCCTTCATCATATAGATAACTAAGAGTTTCCCAATATGCCTAATggtattttttattctctttatccCAACCCCAAAAGAAATTAGTTGTGAGAGCTTTGATCTATTTGAGAGTTGTCTTATTAGGAGAGATGGCGGAAAGTATATGAATAGGAAGGACTGCAGAACAAACTTAATCAATGTAGCTTTTTTTCCAAAACTCAGAATTCTAGCTTTCTAACCTCTGATTTTAGCAAAAACTTTAGTCACCATTATAGAGAAACAAATAACCCTCTGACCACCTATATAAAGAGGGCATCCCATATAGATAATGGGACTATCCTTCTGAGAAAATCCGATGATCACCTTGATCGAATCAATGGTAGCTTGAGGCATCTTGTTAGGAACCATAAAATGGCTTTTATCTTTGTTGATAAGATGCTATGATACCTTTTTATAATCATTTAAAAACCCTATGATGAGCTGCAAGGTAGTatctttaacaaaataaaaatgatcacGTCATCCGCAAAACTAGAATGATTAATTTGAGATCCCTTCTTTTCCATGTGAAAACCATGATATAGATAATGATTATGCAGATTGTTGATCATTCTAGACAACACTTTATCTCCTAAATAAATAGAGACGAGGAAAGTGGATCCCCTTATTTGAGCCCTCTAGTAGAATTAAAAACCCATATCTTAACCCATTAACAATCACCAAATACCAGTTGTTGGCCATAATTTGCCAAATCATGTCAATAATCACTTCACCGAATCCCATTCTCCTCAGAACTAGACAAATAAAAGACCAGGAAACTCTGTTGAAGGACTTAGCCATATCAAGCTTAATAATAACACTATCTCCCTCATTAGGTTTCTTGATGTTGTGAATAATCTCTTAAGCTAACATGATGTTTTCTGTAATACTTTTCCCATTTACAAACTCTGATGGTTGTCTGAATGAGATGAGGAAGAATGGGAGCAAGTCTTATTCAAATAATCTTAGAAATAATCTTGTTTGTAAAGTTGCTAAGACTGATGGGTCTAAATTCAGATAGCTTATTAGGATGATCCACTTTTGGGAGTAGAACCAAACAAgcatgagaaaaatattttggcaTATTATGACCACAACAAAAATATTGGACCACATCAAGAAGGTCGGTGCAAATGATATCCcaacaaacttaaaaaaaatttccactCATACCGTCTGTCCCTTTTATTGAATTAGGACGCATAGAGAAAACTAGGTTCTTGAGTTCCTCCATAGTAGGGATAGCTTGCAAAATCAGGTTTTGTTCTTTAGTAACCATTCTAGGTATACAATTGAGGGCATCTTTATTAATCACTTTCTCTTCCCCTGTAAAAATTTTCTAGAAATGTTCGCATGCTGCATTGGCTATAACTTCATCTCCTTCCAGAAACTCACATTGATCATTAcaaattttatgaataaataatCTCCTCTTTCTACCTCATATAAGAGCATGAAAGTATCTAGATTTTGCATCCCCTTCTTTGAACAACTGAAGTTGAGTTTTTCGCTTTAGAATTAACTCTTCAAGCTTCACGTATCTGATATAAGTAGCATTCAATCCATGTAAAGTGGCTCTATTTTCTTCAGTGTTGTTGATAATTAGTTCCTTTTCAGCAATTCTGATCCTTTCTTCATTCTCTTTAACGTGGCAAAaatatcaccatattcagcttTAGACCAAGTTCTAAAAGTTGAATAAAGTCTCTTCATTTTCATATGGAATCTCCACATAGGATTTCCATCACATTCTCTACTCTAACAGTTTCTAACAGTCTCAGGAAATGAATTATTTTTAATCCAACAATTTAAGAATTTGAAGTATCTAGTGATGTTCTCTTGTCTGACTTTCATTTCAAGAAGTAAGGGTGTGTGATCAGACCCCACAGAAGGTAGATGAGTTTTAAAAAAGAACAGCATGCACTCTAACCACTTATCATTAATAATAGCTCGGTCAAGTCTTCTCCAAATTTTATCATTGAGAGATCTTTAATTACACAAATTTACTTTTGTCCATGAAAACCAATATCCAGAAGACCATATGCCTCTATAATCCTAATAACATCAAACTTTTGTTTATGTTATAAGGTATGCCCCCTAGCTTCTCATTTGGAGCAGTAATCACATTAAAATCACCCATTGTATGCCAAGTAAGATCGATACTAGCAAAATGCAGTAACTTGTCCCATAAAGGTCTTCTTAAATAATCTCTACATTTGGCATACATGAATGTcataataaaagtaaaaagatgTTCCACATGTTTGATTTCACATATAATCTGTTGGTTATTAGATTCCAAGACTCTACAACTAACATCTTGAGTCCAAAAGATCGAAATTTTTCCATTGGGATTACAAGTTGCTTCATTCATCTTAAGATGTATTTTACAAATATTGAGCTGGAAGTTGTCTGTAAAAGGCTCAAGAATTGCAATTATAGACAACTTATGAACTTTAGAGAGATTTTGAATTCTTTCCAGAGCACCTTTGGTATGAATACTTCTAGCATTCCAAATAATAGCACTTATTATTGTAAACTTTGGCTTTGAGATCTAGTAAGTCTTCTGGCTTGATTGACCGACTTACtaacagtagtagtagtagtagcttGTTTGGTAGTTGGGACTTTCTTTTTATGACTTCTTGGAGAAAGGCCTTGATTGTCAGTAGCTTGTTGAACCTCTTTATAAAAAATCAGCATCTATAGCAGATTCGGAAGCTTTGATAAAATGTTCACTAGTTTCATCATCGTCTTCCTCATCCCCAATATATTTAGTATCCTATTTAGACTTATCTTCAGAATGTATACTCTATAATCATCTTCAATTTCCATGGATAGTACAGGAACTGAATTGAGAGTTCAATCTCTGGCTGGACTTTCATACGATATAGGCGGAATGTCAAGACTAGCTTGTTGTAGCACCAACACAAACTTTTTTTGACCCAAATTATCTGTTTGAACAAGTTCTGAATGCTGAACATTCATTATTGTATCTAAACCTTTATCAATCAAACCAGTTACTACCTTTGAAGTGACATTTAATTTAGTACCTTGTTGTTTCTTCATAGTGGTAGCAAGAGTATTGGAGTTTAACCCCCTACCGTTGGACACCCCATTCTGCAAATTAGTTGTCTTCTCCTAACCTCCATCCTCACCCCCATTAACTTCAACAGCAGTCCTAGCAAAAGCAGTAAAATTATTGGGATGGGATTCATAGAGTATTAAGTTAATTACTAAGGTCCTTTAAGGACATATGTCGCACTTGAAGTATTTTTGGTTCTAGCCTCCTCAACACTTTGATCCTTAGCTTTATCTCTAGTTTTTTCTGCACTTTTTTCAGCcacatttttttgttttctactttCCTGATTGCTGCTTTTACTTTTAGGACTTTTAGGGATGGGATTATCATGAGTAATAGTAATATCATGGGGTCGTGGTTGTTGATTCTGGACTCCAAAATCAGTATCACATTCTTTGGTATCTTTgctattaaactttaaattaaagTGAGAATGCATACCTGTTGGATGTTGTTGGTGGCTTTGTTGATTTGCTTCATCATTTTGAGGTGATCCCGGACTGAATACCTGTTGTTTATTGCCCCTATTCAcatgattttgttgttgtttctatTTCTGATTTGCTTGGGTATTTTTCCTATGTCTTCTCTTTTGAACTTGCCACTGATTTAGAGCTTGAACTTCATTATGTTCCTAAAGCTGATCACTTTCTTTTGAACTTGCAGGTGATGAATTTTCAGCTTCAATTATTTGTCTATTTTTGTTGTTACCATCATTTTGCAGGTGAGTACTTCCATCTTCCTATTTCTAATGTAATCCTGGTTGCATGCTATAAAACTGCTGATTTTGCACttgttcattatttttgtttccaGTGTTACCATGCATCTGATCAGAATATTGTTTTTCTGCCTCTTCcaactattttttcctttttgtttcatTATCTCTTTTTTTCACAGGACATATCATAGGAGTGTGACCTTGgtatatacaatatgaacaataatCAGGTACATCTTCATA encodes the following:
- the LOC107863669 gene encoding uncharacterized protein LOC107863669 codes for the protein MYQKIQLHLGWFLNLLQLSSSELWHSKLIHLEYPLTSSGDEFSASIICLFLLLPSFCRSRYEYATHIIDSSSIWSIFEVVDVLCFKSWPTTSSYLFHVLFKIQI